The following are from one region of the Rosistilla carotiformis genome:
- a CDS encoding O-antigen ligase family protein, which produces MATVASPRFHEHERPAAVSHSNWLVSSLVGCLVYAIVFINAADFRGDTGEEFSVHWQIYFRLMICAICGGTGLLLISKSYRAFVTFPGFLITLLIAWIGVTLPFSVDRSYSIAAYISLGAVTMLLPAAMQILGGYRYLLVVATGLMTFLVGSWIAYLVFPEIGIFKEQITRTEVLERMGGLGHPNELGLYSAFTTVLFAVLGYGRRLSWLIVIPAMLLGVVTLVACFSRTSMGITVVGLLVVYRKELFTQQTVIAALLLAIVLIPPVFVVAGTGGFDWVIGDTLEKLSKSGSADELTTATGRTEIWAYAIGRIADQPLHGYGYMTARFVMEKYSYHCHNIVLNMCLNTGVIGGMVLLSMVLYFVYAIYHDPRYEIDGLVAVILAGGLIDGMLFAAVPSASILIWFSALLWRQLDMQFDPPQPEAD; this is translated from the coding sequence ATGGCCACTGTTGCATCCCCTCGTTTTCATGAACATGAACGCCCCGCTGCGGTCAGCCATTCCAATTGGCTGGTCTCATCGCTGGTGGGATGTTTGGTTTACGCCATCGTGTTCATCAACGCCGCCGACTTTCGTGGCGATACCGGTGAAGAGTTCAGCGTTCATTGGCAGATCTATTTTCGATTGATGATCTGCGCGATTTGTGGTGGGACAGGGCTCCTGCTAATCTCGAAATCGTATCGAGCTTTTGTCACGTTCCCAGGCTTTTTGATCACGCTGTTGATCGCATGGATTGGAGTTACGCTGCCGTTTTCGGTCGACCGCAGCTATTCCATCGCCGCATACATTTCCTTGGGGGCGGTGACGATGCTGCTTCCGGCCGCAATGCAAATTCTAGGGGGGTACCGCTACCTGTTGGTCGTTGCCACCGGGCTGATGACTTTTTTGGTCGGGTCTTGGATCGCTTACCTTGTTTTTCCCGAGATTGGGATCTTTAAGGAGCAGATTACGCGGACCGAAGTCCTAGAACGGATGGGCGGACTGGGGCATCCTAACGAACTGGGGCTGTACAGCGCGTTCACGACCGTTCTGTTCGCTGTCTTGGGCTACGGCCGACGCTTGAGTTGGTTGATCGTGATCCCCGCGATGCTGTTGGGCGTTGTAACGCTAGTCGCCTGTTTTAGCCGCACGTCGATGGGCATCACGGTCGTCGGGCTGTTGGTTGTCTATCGCAAGGAACTGTTCACGCAGCAAACCGTGATTGCCGCACTGCTGTTGGCGATCGTGCTGATTCCGCCGGTCTTTGTTGTTGCCGGGACCGGAGGGTTCGATTGGGTCATCGGGGACACGCTTGAAAAGCTCTCCAAATCGGGCAGCGCCGATGAATTGACCACGGCGACCGGACGCACCGAAATCTGGGCGTACGCGATCGGCCGGATCGCCGACCAGCCGTTGCACGGCTACGGATACATGACCGCCCGTTTTGTAATGGAAAAATACAGTTATCACTGCCACAACATCGTGCTCAATATGTGCTTGAACACCGGTGTGATCGGCGGGATGGTGCTGTTGTCGATGGTCCTCTACTTCGTGTACGCGATCTATCACGATCCACGCTACGAAATCGACGGTTTGGTGGCGGTCATTCTCGCCGGTGGGCTGATCGATGGAATGCTATTCGCCGCAGTCCCTTCCGCATCGATCTTGATCTGGTTTTCGGCACTGCTGTGGCGGCAGCTGGACATGCAATTCGATCCGCCACAGCCGGAAGCCGATTGA
- a CDS encoding peroxiredoxin encodes MKTAFVLGATLLASLVLMNRTAHAEVQIGDEVPEFKLVGSDGKTYTSEQFKGKQAIVIAWFPKAFTGGCTKECKSMREQGETLKQFDVAYFTASCDAVKKNMDFAASLDLDYPILSDPDKTFAKALGCLSPRGVSSRWTYYIGKDGKILHIDKSVKTETHGADIAAQLETLGIAKKQ; translated from the coding sequence ATGAAAACTGCATTTGTTTTGGGGGCGACGCTGCTGGCATCGCTGGTCCTCATGAATCGCACCGCACACGCCGAGGTCCAAATCGGCGACGAGGTTCCGGAGTTTAAGTTGGTCGGCAGCGATGGCAAGACCTACACCAGCGAACAGTTCAAAGGCAAGCAGGCGATCGTGATCGCTTGGTTCCCTAAAGCGTTCACCGGGGGTTGCACCAAAGAATGCAAATCGATGCGTGAGCAGGGGGAAACGTTGAAGCAATTCGACGTCGCCTACTTCACCGCCAGCTGCGATGCTGTCAAGAAAAACATGGACTTTGCCGCCAGCCTCGACCTCGACTATCCAATCTTGAGCGATCCCGACAAAACGTTTGCCAAAGCGTTGGGATGCCTGAGCCCGCGCGGAGTCTCCAGCCGCTGGACCTATTACATCGGCAAGGATGGCAAGATCCTGCACATCGACAAAAGTGTCAAAACTGAGACACATGGCGCTGACATCGCGGCCCAATTGGAAACGCTTGGGATTGCGAAGAAGCAATAA
- a CDS encoding tetratricopeptide repeat protein — MKPRRPRKQRKDFNPGAWLASRRWSQLLPAAPALLTATAITATCVWIQSKSESLQPRYLSALSQAVESDETEVAERYANKLAVLGASERPEVQWIRTVIDLRQGRLQAAQAMLEILAPSDTIGYPQAHLFVAQQLAQRGNIDPEGAERLKHHLLAASSLPRQRQWTAMTLSKIYLAQNDPKAATRVLEKIVDIQPEKWLLIAKLKKQQGDTAGEEHALASAVTSISKRVANAPNDVTSRLALAKATFPSEGFRATETILLEGLRRNPEEPKLRSAMASLYVRHSDDVRAVKTAQNSEIVGALQLIERALQLAPNHPLAIQRLMSLLDEHGVAEERANQVLSDLLASGEATATVHLLVATRAMLAGDDATAKRHMDLGYEKNPDLPVLLNNLAWLVARQTDPNLEEALGYSQRAISLVGRNAPGLARLRDTRGHILVKMERWHEAIDDLEAALPQLSDRAKSETHLALAKAYRSLKQPAVAASHEKQAAAIGLETLPTDGRLDHDED; from the coding sequence ATGAAACCCCGCCGACCGCGCAAACAACGCAAAGACTTTAACCCTGGCGCCTGGTTGGCGTCGCGACGCTGGAGCCAACTATTGCCTGCGGCACCCGCCCTGCTGACCGCAACGGCGATCACCGCGACCTGCGTATGGATTCAATCAAAAAGCGAAAGCTTGCAACCGCGTTATCTGAGCGCGCTCAGCCAGGCCGTCGAATCCGACGAGACCGAAGTTGCTGAACGGTATGCCAACAAACTCGCTGTCCTGGGAGCGTCGGAACGCCCCGAAGTCCAATGGATCCGAACCGTGATCGATTTACGGCAGGGACGCTTGCAAGCGGCTCAAGCGATGCTGGAAATACTCGCCCCCAGTGACACTATCGGTTACCCACAAGCTCATCTGTTTGTCGCACAACAGCTAGCCCAACGGGGCAACATCGATCCCGAGGGGGCCGAACGTCTGAAACACCATCTGTTGGCCGCCAGTTCGCTTCCGCGACAGCGACAATGGACGGCGATGACATTGTCGAAAATCTATCTTGCGCAGAACGATCCGAAAGCGGCGACGCGCGTCTTAGAAAAGATCGTCGACATTCAACCAGAAAAATGGCTGTTGATCGCCAAGTTAAAAAAGCAGCAGGGGGACACGGCAGGAGAGGAGCACGCGTTAGCTTCCGCGGTCACGAGCATTTCGAAGCGGGTCGCAAACGCCCCCAATGATGTGACAAGTCGGTTGGCGCTAGCTAAAGCTACCTTCCCGAGCGAGGGCTTTCGAGCCACCGAAACGATCTTGCTGGAAGGCCTGAGAAGAAATCCTGAAGAGCCGAAGCTACGTTCGGCGATGGCATCGTTATACGTTCGACATTCGGACGATGTGCGTGCGGTGAAGACGGCACAGAACTCAGAAATCGTCGGAGCCCTGCAGTTAATTGAACGGGCACTCCAACTGGCTCCCAACCACCCGCTCGCGATTCAGCGTTTGATGTCACTGCTGGATGAACACGGTGTCGCTGAAGAACGCGCCAATCAAGTACTCAGCGATCTCCTGGCCAGCGGAGAAGCGACCGCCACGGTGCATCTGCTCGTTGCCACGCGTGCGATGCTGGCTGGTGATGACGCCACCGCAAAACGGCACATGGACCTCGGCTATGAGAAGAACCCCGACCTTCCGGTTCTATTGAATAATCTCGCATGGCTGGTGGCCCGCCAAACCGACCCCAACCTGGAGGAAGCATTGGGATATTCCCAAAGGGCGATCTCATTGGTAGGTCGCAACGCCCCCGGTCTTGCGCGGCTGCGTGACACGCGCGGACACATCCTTGTCAAAATGGAACGTTGGCACGAAGCGATCGACGACCTGGAAGCGGCCCTGCCACAGTTGAGCGATCGAGCGAAATCGGAAACCCACCTTGCCTTGGCGAAAGCCTATCGAAGCTTGAAGCAACCCGCGGTCGCCGCGTCGCATGAAAAGCAAGCCGCCGCGATCGGGCTGGAAACCCTGCCCACCGACGGAAGACTGGACCACGACGAAGATTGA
- the xrtU gene encoding exosortase U — MKHDAETNAAPTQWIHFCKTFRLELAILFCFAPLVCLHFRNLWRYDHYQYFPLILLAFPYLVWNSRGAAPDPPHRWWEFGFTISSLLLLGIALFFWSPNLAMLGAIFAAGGLLLAMRRTGWIRQFLPLWIPLWFLVRLPGNLDISLIFTLQSWTSRAASLLIDAMRIDHALLGNVIWAGTHNYFVEEACSGINSLFSLTALTAVALVLYRRPPLHAISLMLAAAFWACMVNILRVAALVLFNERFQIDLLEGTPHTVFGMILFAFAIAMLISTDQFLMTFHESEHVVDFGTTTKRDITTSANQQHPQQPPHAVRQTFEIKSHWFAASLCPLFALLLLCQLYSLAAGTGRTASRNLQQTEITFTADDLPTEIDGWKQEGFEVQTRNVVNYLGERSAIWTFRRKSHEVLVAVDYPFWHWHELILCYQAQGKELAAREVLPSSDELPPVVLAELTAVSGQASRLAFCLFRQSGTAMQPPPGAGGALAYFFTRFDNNLDTFFNRHEPTYQVQVLAPIPDPTNRLSDEAILALHREVTQTIRALVPQKAAGG; from the coding sequence ATGAAGCACGACGCCGAGACGAACGCTGCACCGACACAGTGGATCCATTTCTGCAAAACGTTTCGCTTGGAACTAGCGATCTTGTTCTGCTTTGCGCCCCTTGTCTGTTTGCATTTCCGCAACCTGTGGCGTTACGATCACTACCAGTACTTTCCGCTGATCTTGCTGGCCTTCCCCTACCTGGTTTGGAACAGCCGAGGTGCTGCCCCCGATCCGCCGCATCGTTGGTGGGAATTTGGATTCACGATTTCCAGCCTACTGCTGCTGGGGATTGCTCTGTTTTTCTGGTCGCCGAACTTGGCGATGTTGGGGGCGATATTTGCCGCCGGAGGACTTTTGTTGGCGATGCGTCGCACCGGTTGGATTCGACAGTTCCTGCCGCTGTGGATCCCATTGTGGTTCTTGGTCCGCTTGCCTGGGAATCTGGACATCTCCCTGATCTTCACGCTGCAATCGTGGACTTCGCGCGCCGCGAGTCTACTGATTGACGCGATGCGAATCGACCATGCATTGCTGGGAAACGTGATTTGGGCCGGCACGCACAATTACTTTGTCGAAGAAGCGTGCAGCGGAATCAATTCGCTCTTCTCGTTGACCGCGTTGACCGCAGTCGCCTTGGTCCTGTATCGACGCCCACCGCTGCATGCGATTTCGCTGATGTTGGCTGCCGCATTCTGGGCGTGCATGGTCAACATCCTCCGCGTCGCGGCATTGGTTTTGTTCAACGAACGATTTCAAATCGATCTCCTCGAAGGCACACCGCATACCGTTTTTGGGATGATCTTGTTTGCCTTCGCAATTGCAATGTTGATCAGTACCGACCAATTCTTGATGACGTTTCACGAATCGGAACACGTCGTCGACTTCGGCACAACAACCAAACGCGACATCACCACGTCCGCGAATCAACAACACCCCCAACAACCGCCTCATGCCGTGAGGCAAACGTTCGAAATCAAATCGCATTGGTTTGCCGCGAGCCTATGCCCATTGTTCGCACTGCTCCTTCTCTGCCAACTGTATTCCTTGGCTGCCGGAACCGGGCGGACCGCCAGTCGCAATCTGCAGCAGACGGAAATCACTTTCACCGCCGACGACCTCCCGACCGAAATCGATGGCTGGAAGCAGGAAGGATTTGAAGTTCAAACCCGCAACGTGGTGAATTACTTGGGCGAAAGGAGTGCCATCTGGACCTTTCGACGCAAATCCCATGAAGTACTCGTGGCGGTCGATTATCCATTTTGGCACTGGCACGAACTGATTCTATGCTATCAAGCACAAGGGAAGGAACTGGCAGCTCGCGAGGTCCTTCCTAGCTCGGACGAATTGCCCCCCGTCGTGCTGGCGGAATTGACCGCCGTCTCGGGGCAAGCAAGCCGGTTGGCATTCTGTTTGTTTCGTCAATCGGGAACCGCGATGCAACCGCCGCCTGGAGCGGGTGGGGCACTTGCCTATTTCTTCACTCGATTCGACAACAACCTAGACACCTTTTTCAATCGCCACGAACCAACCTACCAAGTACAAGTACTCGCCCCGATCCCCGACCCCACAAATCGCCTGTCGGACGAGGCCATCCTTGCTTTGCATCGTGAGGTCACGCAAACGATCCGCGCGTTGGTTCCTCAAAAAGCAGCGGGAGGTTGA